CCCGTTTACAATCAAACCATGGCGGAAATTGAAAAAGCACCATGGCTAATTTATTTTCTTCTATGTATGGTTCTAGCGATTCCTTAAAGGCTTGAAACATTTCTTTGTTTGTCGCAAATGGGATCTCTCCGCGTTGATGACCGGTCATACCTTGGTAGGCTTTAACAATGAACTGAAACGATGCAGGGGTATCATTAACCCATTTTGCTGCATTCCTCTTGGGCTGGATGGCGTAGAAAGCGGCATCCACTTCTACTGTTGGAAAATGGCCAGCATATTCTTTTAACTTATCACGGGGCGGGGTTTGATCTGGATATAAACTGTCATGATCTCCCCACCCTGTAACACCAATATAAATCAACCTGAATCACCTCCACTACTAATAATAGCATACCCTTAGTTTTGATTTTCTGTTATCTGAGAGTAAATCCTCGTCATCCGAGAGTAATTCTCGCCATCTGAGAGTAAATTTCGGTATCCGCCAGTATTTCTCGCCTTCCGCCAGTATTTCTCGCTATCCGCCAGTATTTCTCGCCTTCCGCCAGTATTTCTCGCCTTCCGCCAGTATTTCTCGCCATCCGCCAGTATTTCTCGCCTTCCGCCAGTATTTCTCGCCTTCCGCCAGTATTTCTCGCCTTCCGCCAGTATTTCTCGCTATCCGCCAGTATTTCTCGCTATCCGCCAGTATTTCTCGCCTTCCGCCAGTATTTCTCGCTATCCGCCAGTATTTCTCACCTTCCACCAGTATTTCTCGCTATCCGCCAGTATTTCTCCAAAACGCAAAGAACCGCCTGCCAATATGGCAAGCGGACCAAGATCTTATTAACCGATAGAACCTTCCATCTCGAACTTTATGAGACGATTCATTTCAACGGCATATTCCATTGGTAATTCCTTTGTAAATGGCTCAATGAAGCCCATAACAATCATTTCAGTAGCTTCTTGTTGTGAAATACCACGGCTCATCAAGTAGAAGAGCTGCTCTTCTGACACTTTAGAAACCTTAGCTTCATGTTCAAGAGAAATGTTGTCGTTTAAGATTTCATTGTATGGAATGGTATCAGAAGTTGACTGATTATCCATAATCAATGTATCACATTCGATATTCGCACGTGCACCATCGGCTTTACGTCCGAAGTGAACGACACCGCGATAGGTTACTTTACCGCCATGCTTAGAAATCGATTTTGAAACAATGGTTGAAGATGTGTTAGGAGCTAAGTGAATCATCTTTGCTCCAGCATCCTGGTGTTGACCTTTACCAGCAATGGCAATGGATAACGTCATTCCACGTGCGCCTTCGCCTTTAAGAATAACAGCAGGATATTTCATCGTTAATTTAGAACCGATGTTACCATCAATCCATTCCATTGTCGCATTCGCATCACAAACAGCACGCTTTGTAACAAGATTGAAGACATTGTTTGCCCAGTTTTGAATCGTTGTATAACGGCAATAAGCATCTTTTTTAATAACAATCTCAACAACTGCACTGTGAAGTGAGTTTGTTGTATAAACAGGTGCCGTACAGCCTTCTACATAATGAACATGCGCGCCTTCATCCACAATGATTAACGTACGCTCAAATTGTCCCATATTTTCAGAGTTAATACGGAAATAAGCCTGTAACGGAGTATCTACTTTAACTCCTTTTGGAACATAAATAAATGAACCACCTGACCATACTGCGGAGTTTAGTGCAGCAAACTTGTTATCTGTCGGAGGAATCGTTTTTCCAAAATGCTCACGGAAGATATCTTCATTCTCTCTTAAAGCAGAATCAGTATCTTTAAAAACAATACCCAAATCTTCAAGTTCTACCTTCATGTTATGGTATACAACCTCAGATTCGTACTGAGCAGATACACCTGCAAGGTACTTTTGCTCTGCTTCAGGAATACCAAGCTTATCAAACGTTGCTTTAATCTCTTCAGGGACTTCATCCCATGATTTTTCAGATTTCTCAGATGGTTTTACATAATAAGTGATTTCGTCAAAGTTTAACGGAGCTAAATCTCCGCCCCATTGCGGCATCGGCATTTTGTAAAAGTGCTCAAGTGATTTCAAACGGAAGTCAAGCATCCACTGCGGTTCGTTTTTTAATTTTGAAATCTCTTTTACAATATCACTTGTCAAACCACGCTTTGAACGAAATATGGAAACATCCTTATCGGCAAAACCGTATTTATAATCACCGATTTCCGGCATTTTTTTCGCCATCGACCTGTTCCTCCATTTCATAAACAAAAAGGGAATCTCTCCCTTTTTATTCTATTGTTGTTCCTCTTCAGTTAACCCTTTTTCCATTGCTTTCCACGCAAGCGTAGCACATTTGATTCTAGCTGGAAATTTAGAGACCCCTTGAAGTGCTTCAATATCACCTAGGTCAACATCCTCGTCATAATCCTTACCTTGAATCATATCAGAGAAAATCTTTGAAAGCCTGATAGCTTCCTCCACTTTCTTCCCTTTTATGGCTTGTGTCATCATTGAAGCAGATGACATAGAAATGGAGCAGCCTTCACCTTCGAAACGTACATCCTTAACGATCCCATCTTCAACCTTAAAGGTTAATTGAATCCGGTCGCCACAAGTAGGATTGTTCATATTGATGGTATGACTGCCATCCTCTAAAAGTCCGCGGTTTCGTGGTTTTTTATAATGGTCCATAATAACTTGACGGTAGAGTGCATCTAAATTAGAAGACATCGCTGAAATACTCCTTTGTTTTCACAAGTCCTTCAACTAGCTTATCAATATCGTCTTCTGTGTTGTATAAATAAAAGCTTGCACGAGCAGTTGCAGATGCCTTTAACCATTTCATCAATGGCTGTGCACAATGATGTCCTGCACGGACAGCAATGCCTTCTGCATCGAGAACAGTTGCAACATCATGTGGATGTACATCGCTAATATTAAAGGTAACAAGACCTGCACGTTTCGCAGCGTCTAATGGTCCATAAATCGTCATTCCAGGAACAGAAGACATTTTTTCCAATGCGTACGCTGCAAGCTTATGCTCGTGTTGTGCAATATTATCTAAGCCAATCTCATTTAAAAAATCAATTGCGGCACCAAGACCAATTGCACCTGCAATGATCGGTGTTCCGGCTTCAAACTTCCACGGCAGTTCTTTCCATGTTGATTCCTGTAAATGTACAAAATCAATCATTTCTCCGCCGAACTCAATCGGTTCCATTTTTTCTAACAAATGTTTCTTGCCATATAAAACTCCGATACCAGTTGGAGCACACATCTTATGTCCAGAAAAAGCTAAGAAATCACAATCTAAATCTTGAACATCTATTTTCATATGGGGTGCACTTTGCGCCCCATCTACTACCATAATAGCTCCATTTTCATGGGCAATTCTTGCAATTTCTTTAACCGGATTAATGACACCAAGCACATTCGATACCTGCATAACAGAAACAACACGTGTATTGGCTGTAATGGTTGCTTGAACATCATCAAGTGAAATCGTTCCATCTTCTTGAAGCGGGATGTATTTTAAAACTGCTCCCGTCCGCTTTGCTACCTGCTGCCAAGGAATGATGTTGCTGTGGTGCTCCATGTACGTAATGACAATCTCATCACCAACGTTTAAGTTCTCAGCTGCATAGCTCGCTGCAACTGTGTTTAAAGCTGTTGTTGTGCCCCGGGTAAAGATGACCTCTTGAGTTGATTTCGCATTAATAAACTTTCGAACCTTTTCCCGTGCCCCTTCGTAAGCATCTGTCGCGCGTGTTCCGAGCGTGTGGACACCACGATGGACATTGGAATTGATTTCTTTATAATATTTCTCCACTGTCTCTATCACTTGGATTGGCTTTTGTGAAGTAGCTGAGCTATCCAAATAGACAAGCGGTTTTCCATTTACTTCTTGATCTAAAATAGGAAATTGACGACGAATATCTAAGACATTCATTATCGTACTTTCCTTTCAATGACAGAAGTTAACTGCTTTTTAACTCCTTCAATTGGTAGCTGATTCACTACCGGTGCTAGGAAACCATGAATAACAAGACGTTCTGCTTCTTTTTTCGGAATTCCACGGCTCATTAGGTAGTATAGCTGTACAGGATCTACACGACCGACTGATGCAGCGTGACCAGCTGTAACATCATCTTCATCAATAAGAAGAATCGGGTTCGCATCTCCACGTGCCTTTTCGCTGAGCATAAGTACACGTGATTCCTGTTCCGCATTCGATTTTGATGCACCATGCAGGATATGGCCAATTCCATTAAAAATAGATGAAGCACTGTCCTTCATGACACCATGTTTTAAAATATAACCCTCTGTGTTTTTACCAAAATGAACAACCTTTGTTGTAAAGTTTTGTGTCTGTTCGCCACGTCCAACAACAACGGTTTTGGTATCACCATAAGCACCATCACCAACTAGGTTAGTGGTATTTTCTGAAATGGTATTTCCTTCATTCATTAAACCAAGTGCCCATTCAATTCGAGCATCTCTCCCAGCAGATCCACGACGATTCACATATGTTGTTATGCCCTTCGCAAGGGTATCAACAGCACCGTACTGAACCTTAGCACCAGCTTTTGCAATCACTTCCGTCACAATATTATATACACCATTGGCAGATTCAATCGTTGATAGATAGTTTTCTACGTAGGTAACAGAGCTATAATCATCTGCAACGACAATAACATGATTGAAAAGGTTCGCTTCAGCATCATCATGTAAATAAATAGAATGGATTGGTTCTTTGATTTCAACATTTTTAGGAATGTATAAGAATGCTCCACCATTTATAAGTGCTGCGTGGAAGGCAATTAGTCGATGTTCGTCTGTTTTAACAGCTTCTGTTAACAAGTATTTTTGCACAAGCTCGCTATGTTCACGAACGGCAGTAAAGATATCTGTGAAAATAACACCTTGCGCTTTTAATTCTTCTGACAAAGAAATATACGCAGGTGTTTGATTTCGCTGAATATATAAATTCTTAGCAGCAGCCTCATCACCTATTAATGCTTTTACTTCTTCAGGAAGCCCAGCAAGTGATGTGAAGACTTCACTTTTTACAGTATGATTATCAAATTGAGTGAAATTCCACTTATCAATTTTTGTTTTATCTGGTCTTGGCATTGGAAGGTTTTCGCTAAGCTCAAATGCATTTACACGAAATTCCTCCATCCAAGCGGGCTCGTTCATTTCTTTTGAAAAGGAACGAACAAAATCTTTATCAAATGATAAATTCGTTTCTGTTGTCATGATTATCCTCCTAACGCAAACTCTTACGCTTCTTGCCCAACTGTTTCATCTTCGATTCCGAGCTCTTGCTTGATCCAGTCATATCCTTCTGCTTCTAAGCGTTGTGCTAGTTCAGGTCCGCCTGATTTCACAATACGTCCCTGCATCATAACGTGCACATAGTCAGGAGTGATATAATTTAAAAGTCGTTGATAGTGAGTAATAACTAAACAGCCAAATTCTTCTCCACGCATTTGATTGATTCCTTTTGAAACAACCTTAAGGGCATCAATATCTAATCCAGAGTCAATTTCGTCTAAAATGGCGATTTTTGGCTCAAGCATCATTAATTGGAGAATTTCATTACGCTTCTTCTCTCCACCTGAAAATCCTTCATTTAAATAGCGTTGTGCCATATCAAGATCCATTTCAAGGTATTCCATCTGCTTATCCATTTTGCGAATAAATTTCATTAATGAAATTTCATTACCTTCTCCAAGACGGCTGTTAAGGGCAGAACGTAAGAAATCCGCATTTGTGACTCCGTTAATTTCACTTGGGTATTGCATCGCTAAAAATAGGCCAGCACGAGCTCGCTCGTCTACTTCCATTTCAAGAACGTTTTGATCGTCTAGAGTAATATTTCCGCTCGTTACTTCATATTTCGGGTGACCCATAATAGCAGAAGATAAAGTAGATTTACCAGTACCATTCGGTCCCATGATTGCGTGAATTTCTCCACCTTTTATTTCAAGGTTTACACCTTTTAAAATTTCTTTCCCATCAATTTCTACATGTAAATCTTTGATCGTTAATGTTGATCCAGCCATATATATACCTCCGCAAAGATAATTTTGTATCTTGTAGCCTCTAACACCGGCCCCAAAATTCTATTCTCACTTTATTCTCATTACAATCTTATAACAAATCGTATGTGTTAGCAACTTATAAACAGTATTAACATTTATAAAAAACTAAGAAAATTTATTTTCACTAAACACAAACCAATTGAGAATGAATAAGTATACAAGATATGTTTGTAATATAATAAATTCAGAATTTTTAAACTTGTGACCGCTTTATGTATCCACATACGAATAAAATCATAACGTATTTATCTCTATTTTGCCAAGACTTCCTCATTATTATTTCCTACCTATTTTTACCTATCCAATCGTATTCATGTATTTATACAAAGAAAAGCCAGTGAATCATGATCACCGGCTTCCTGCTTTCTTCCTATTTATTAGTACCTTTTAGACTAATTTTCCATAATGAGATTATTCTCCTGGTATAACAGCACCTTGGTACTTTTCTTGCAGGAATTTATTAATCTCCTCTGATTGTAAAACCTCTACAAGTGTTTTAATTTCTTCGCGGTCTTTGTCCTCAGAGCGAACGACAACAAGGTTTGCGGGCACAACATCATCGCCTTCAAATGCGATGCCATACTTTCCAATGTCAATACCGCCTTCTAATGCGTAGTTCGTATTAATAACGACCGCATCGCCTTCACCGCTATCGAAAGAAGAAGCTAATAGTTTTGCTTCAATTAGAGTTGAGAAATCAAGGTCCTTTGGATTTTCGACAATATCCTCAACTCTTGCACTCGCTCCAACGCCTTCTTTAAGCTTAATTAATCCTTCTTTTTCAAAAATAGGTAAAATACGTCCATGGTCACTTAGTGAATCACTCATAATAATTTTTGCACCTTTTGGAAGATCATTTAAGCTTTTGTATTTTTTTGAATAAATTCCGATTGGTTCCTTATGAATTCCACCAACACTTACAAAATCAAAATCTTTATTTTCTTCCATTTGCAGTTCTAAATACCCTGGTGTTTGAAAATAGTTTGCGTCGAGTTCTTTATCCCTTAACGCTACGTTTGGCAGGATATAATCTTGAAAAACTTGCACTTCTAGATCAATGCCTTTTTCCTTTAATAAAGGTTTTGCCGCTTCTAACACTTCCGCATGCGGTACAGCAGATGCTCCAACAACTAACTTTTTGTTTCCTTCTTCTCCTGCGTTATCTGCAGTATCGTTTTTAGCACCACCGCAAGCTGTGAGGGCAAGTGCTACTAACGCAATGATAATTAAACTAAATGCTTTTTTCATAATCTAACTCCTCCTGTTATCGTTTATCTGTTTTTTTTGTAAAATAATCTCCAATAAATTGGATGATAAAAACCAAAATTAAAATGGCAATCGTTGCAACTAACGTAACAATAGGTCTATTGCGCTGAAAACCTTCAAGGTAGGCAAAATGACCAAGTCCCCCTGCTCCAATTACCCCAGCCATTGCTGTAAAGCCTACTAGTGAAATAGCTGTAACCGTAAGCCCTGAAATTAATGCTGGCAAAGATTCCGGTATTAATACTTTAAAAATAATATGACCATGTGTTGCTCCCATTGATTGTGATGCCTCAATAACACCTTTATCGATTTCCCTAAGAGCAATCTCCACCATTCTTGCATAAAAAGGAGCTGCGCCAATAATTAAGGCAGGCAGCGCTGCATTTGCACCAAGCATAGTTCCAACCAATAATTTTGTAAAAGGAATTAATAATACAATTAAGATAATAAAGGGTATGGACCTGAAAATATTAACAAATCCAGCAATAATAACATTTACACCTCTATTTTCCCACATATTACCTTTACCTGTTAGAAATAATAGCAGACCAAGCACCAATCCCAAAATAAATGTAGTAAGGACTGAAATGGAAGTCATATAAAGGGTTTCACGTGTGGCTTCTAATAATTGAGTCCACTTTACCATTTCCGTAAAGTTAGCCATTACTAATCACCTCCACGCCGACTTGCTGAGAGCGAATGTAGTCTACTGCCTTGTTAACTTCTAGTTCGTCGCCATCAAGATGTATAAAAAGCGTCCCATAGGAACCACTTTGCGTTTGTGAAATTTTCCCCTGCAAAATATTGACTGTAACATTATTTTGACGGATTAAATTGGTGATTAACGGTTGCTCGACTGAATCGCCGATAAAGGATAATTGAACGACCTGACCTGATTGATAGCGTTCTAGCAAATGTTCAGCTGTCTCTTTTGTTTCTTCAGGCTCTGTAACCTGCTGAACAAAACGCTTCGTAATTGGCTGCTGCGGATTTTTAAATACATCTAACACATGGCCAAGCTCTACGATTCTCCCACTTTCCATAACTGCTACTCGATGACAGATCTTACGAATAACATGCATTTCATGTGTAATTAACACAATGGTTAATCCCAGCCTTTTATTGATATCGACTAACAAATCCAGGATGGAATCAGTAGTCTGTGGATCTAGCGCTGACGTTGCTTCATCACAAAGCAGTACTTTGGGATTATTAGCGAGCGCACGGGCAATTCCTACACGCTGTTTTTGACCGCCGCTAAGCTGTGATGGATAAGCATTTTCTCTTCCTTCAAGACCAACTAATTTGATTAGTTCATTTACCCGCTTTTTCCTTTCTGGTCCATTAACACCAGCAATTTCTAATGGAAAGGCGATATTCTCACTTACTGTCCTTGACCAAAGCAAGTTAAAATGCTGAAAAATCATACTAATTTCCTGACGTGCTTTTCTGAGCTCTCTGCCCCTAATTTTTGATATAACCCGTCCAGC
This Neobacillus sp. YX16 DNA region includes the following protein-coding sequences:
- the sufU gene encoding Fe-S cluster assembly sulfur transfer protein SufU encodes the protein MSSNLDALYRQVIMDHYKKPRNRGLLEDGSHTINMNNPTCGDRIQLTFKVEDGIVKDVRFEGEGCSISMSSASMMTQAIKGKKVEEAIRLSKIFSDMIQGKDYDEDVDLGDIEALQGVSKFPARIKCATLAWKAMEKGLTEEEQQ
- the sufC gene encoding Fe-S cluster assembly ATPase SufC, with translation MAGSTLTIKDLHVEIDGKEILKGVNLEIKGGEIHAIMGPNGTGKSTLSSAIMGHPKYEVTSGNITLDDQNVLEMEVDERARAGLFLAMQYPSEINGVTNADFLRSALNSRLGEGNEISLMKFIRKMDKQMEYLEMDLDMAQRYLNEGFSGGEKKRNEILQLMMLEPKIAILDEIDSGLDIDALKVVSKGINQMRGEEFGCLVITHYQRLLNYITPDYVHVMMQGRIVKSGGPELAQRLEAEGYDWIKQELGIEDETVGQEA
- the sufB gene encoding Fe-S cluster assembly protein SufB, with product MAKKMPEIGDYKYGFADKDVSIFRSKRGLTSDIVKEISKLKNEPQWMLDFRLKSLEHFYKMPMPQWGGDLAPLNFDEITYYVKPSEKSEKSWDEVPEEIKATFDKLGIPEAEQKYLAGVSAQYESEVVYHNMKVELEDLGIVFKDTDSALRENEDIFREHFGKTIPPTDNKFAALNSAVWSGGSFIYVPKGVKVDTPLQAYFRINSENMGQFERTLIIVDEGAHVHYVEGCTAPVYTTNSLHSAVVEIVIKKDAYCRYTTIQNWANNVFNLVTKRAVCDANATMEWIDGNIGSKLTMKYPAVILKGEGARGMTLSIAIAGKGQHQDAGAKMIHLAPNTSSTIVSKSISKHGGKVTYRGVVHFGRKADGARANIECDTLIMDNQSTSDTIPYNEILNDNISLEHEAKVSKVSEEQLFYLMSRGISQQEATEMIVMGFIEPFTKELPMEYAVEMNRLIKFEMEGSIG
- a CDS encoding methionine ABC transporter ATP-binding protein translates to MISIKDVQKVFPSKQGQLKAVDEVNLEIKEGEIFGVIGYSGAGKSTLIRMLNGLELPTAGTVTVAGRVISKIRGRELRKARQEISMIFQHFNLLWSRTVSENIAFPLEIAGVNGPERKKRVNELIKLVGLEGRENAYPSQLSGGQKQRVGIARALANNPKVLLCDEATSALDPQTTDSILDLLVDINKRLGLTIVLITHEMHVIRKICHRVAVMESGRIVELGHVLDVFKNPQQPITKRFVQQVTEPEETKETAEHLLERYQSGQVVQLSFIGDSVEQPLITNLIRQNNVTVNILQGKISQTQSGSYGTLFIHLDGDELEVNKAVDYIRSQQVGVEVISNG
- the sufD gene encoding Fe-S cluster assembly protein SufD, giving the protein MTTETNLSFDKDFVRSFSKEMNEPAWMEEFRVNAFELSENLPMPRPDKTKIDKWNFTQFDNHTVKSEVFTSLAGLPEEVKALIGDEAAAKNLYIQRNQTPAYISLSEELKAQGVIFTDIFTAVREHSELVQKYLLTEAVKTDEHRLIAFHAALINGGAFLYIPKNVEIKEPIHSIYLHDDAEANLFNHVIVVADDYSSVTYVENYLSTIESANGVYNIVTEVIAKAGAKVQYGAVDTLAKGITTYVNRRGSAGRDARIEWALGLMNEGNTISENTTNLVGDGAYGDTKTVVVGRGEQTQNFTTKVVHFGKNTEGYILKHGVMKDSASSIFNGIGHILHGASKSNAEQESRVLMLSEKARGDANPILLIDEDDVTAGHAASVGRVDPVQLYYLMSRGIPKKEAERLVIHGFLAPVVNQLPIEGVKKQLTSVIERKVR
- a CDS encoding methionine ABC transporter permease — encoded protein: MANFTEMVKWTQLLEATRETLYMTSISVLTTFILGLVLGLLLFLTGKGNMWENRGVNVIIAGFVNIFRSIPFIILIVLLIPFTKLLVGTMLGANAALPALIIGAAPFYARMVEIALREIDKGVIEASQSMGATHGHIIFKVLIPESLPALISGLTVTAISLVGFTAMAGVIGAGGLGHFAYLEGFQRNRPIVTLVATIAILILVFIIQFIGDYFTKKTDKR
- a CDS encoding cysteine desulfurase, producing MNVLDIRRQFPILDQEVNGKPLVYLDSSATSQKPIQVIETVEKYYKEINSNVHRGVHTLGTRATDAYEGAREKVRKFINAKSTQEVIFTRGTTTALNTVAASYAAENLNVGDEIVITYMEHHSNIIPWQQVAKRTGAVLKYIPLQEDGTISLDDVQATITANTRVVSVMQVSNVLGVINPVKEIARIAHENGAIMVVDGAQSAPHMKIDVQDLDCDFLAFSGHKMCAPTGIGVLYGKKHLLEKMEPIEFGGEMIDFVHLQESTWKELPWKFEAGTPIIAGAIGLGAAIDFLNEIGLDNIAQHEHKLAAYALEKMSSVPGMTIYGPLDAAKRAGLVTFNISDVHPHDVATVLDAEGIAVRAGHHCAQPLMKWLKASATARASFYLYNTEDDIDKLVEGLVKTKEYFSDVF
- a CDS encoding MetQ/NlpA family ABC transporter substrate-binding protein — encoded protein: MKKAFSLIIIALVALALTACGGAKNDTADNAGEEGNKKLVVGASAVPHAEVLEAAKPLLKEKGIDLEVQVFQDYILPNVALRDKELDANYFQTPGYLELQMEENKDFDFVSVGGIHKEPIGIYSKKYKSLNDLPKGAKIIMSDSLSDHGRILPIFEKEGLIKLKEGVGASARVEDIVENPKDLDFSTLIEAKLLASSFDSGEGDAVVINTNYALEGGIDIGKYGIAFEGDDVVPANLVVVRSEDKDREEIKTLVEVLQSEEINKFLQEKYQGAVIPGE